Proteins co-encoded in one Candidatus Zixiibacteriota bacterium genomic window:
- a CDS encoding GlsB/YeaQ/YmgE family stress response membrane protein, which produces MLKALFLITIGSILLLLVLGSGGGILAGVLGAVVAVIGGVFGLVAGILAGVLGALLGVLGIVFVLLLPVIIVAAVIGGIIKFLIGC; this is translated from the coding sequence ATGCTCAAGGCACTGTTCCTGATCACGATCGGGTCGATTCTTCTTCTGCTGGTGCTCGGCAGCGGCGGTGGCATTCTGGCCGGCGTCCTGGGCGCCGTGGTCGCGGTGATTGGCGGGGTTTTCGGGCTTGTAGCAGGAATACTGGCCGGGGTCCTTGGAGCCCTGCTGGGGGTATTAGGGATCGTGTTTGTCCTGTTGCTGCCGGTGATTATAGTGGCTGCCGTGATCGGCGGCATCATCAAATTTCTTATCGGCTGCTGA